DNA from Candidatus Eremiobacterota bacterium:
CGCGTTGAGCCGCTCACGCTCGCGATCGCTTACCATCTCGAGCGTCAGCTCGTCGTGGTTGCGCAGGAAAACGGCCCACTGACAGTTCTCGGGGATCGGCGGCGTCTGCCGCAGGATGTCGTAGACGGGATAGCGGTCCGCGTCGGCAACGGCCATGAACAGCCGCGGCATCAGCGGGAAGTGAAAGCACATGTGGCACTCGTCGCCGTCGCCGAAATAGGCGTTGAGATCTTCGGGCCACTGGTTCGCTTCCGCCAGGAAGATGCGATCCGGATATTCTTTCTCGAGCACGGCGCGCAGGATCTTGATCACCGCTTGCGTCTCGGGAAGGTTTTCGTTGTTCGTCCCCTCGCGCTCGCAGAGATACGGGACGGCGTCGAGGCGGAACCCGTCGACGCCGATCTGCGACCAGAAGCGCATGACGTCGACGATCGCGCCGAGCACCTCGGGGTTGTCGAAGTTGAGGTCGGGCTGATGCGCGAAAAAGCGGTGCCAGTAGTACTGTCCCGCGACCGGATCCCAAGCCCAGTTCGAGTGCTCCGTGTCCGTGAAGATGATCCGCGTGCCGCGGTACTTCTTGTCGTCGTCCGACCAGACGTACCAGTTGCGTTCCGGTGAGCCGCGCGGCGCGTGGCGCGCGTGCACGAACCACGGATGCTGAGCGGACGTGTGGTTGACGACGAGCTCGGCAAGGACGCGAATCCCCCGCGCATGCGCTGCGTCGACCAGCGTGCGCACGTCCTCCAGCGACCCGTACGAGGGGTGCACGCCGGTGTAGTCCGCGATGTCGTAGCCGTCGTCGCGCAGCGGCGAGGGGAAGAACGGGAGCAGCCACAGCGCCGTCACGCCGAGCTCCGCGAGATAGTCCAACCGTGCGGTCAGCCCGCGCAGATCGCCGATCCCGTCGCCGTTCGAGTCCTGGTAAGCCTTGACGTGCGTCTGGTAGACGACCGCGTCGCGATACCAGAGCCGGTCCGATTCCACGACCGGCGTTTACGCCGCTTCGGCGAGGCGGCCTGCGGTGAGCGGTGCCGCGATCTCTTCGAGCGACTTCCGCTCCGCGTCGATCCCGAGGACCACCTCGGTGAGCCCGCCGGCAATCATCAGCGCCGCGCCGATCCCCCACGCGAGCGCCAGCATCCGCGCGTCCTTCGTCCCGATCAGCGCGCCGAAGACCGGCGGCGCGACCGCACCGCCGATCAGCGTCCCGACCGCGTAGACGAACGCGATCGCGGTCGCGCGCGTCTCGAGCGGGAAGATCTCGCTGACCGTGAGGTACGCCGCGCTCGCGCCGGCGCTGGCGAAGAAGAACATCACGCACCACAGGATCGTCAGGGTCAGCGCGCTCAGCGCGTGGTCCAGGAACAGCACGATGCTCAGCACCATCAGCGCGCCGCTGACGATGTAGCAGCCTGCGATCATCTTCTTGCGGCCGAGCGCGTCGAAAAAGTGGCCGAGGACGAGGGCGCCGAGGAAGTTGCCGATCGCGAACGGGAAGATGTAGAGCCCGACGTCGCCCGGCTTCACACCGAAGAACGTGGTGAGCTGCAGGCCTTGGTTGAAGAAGACGGCGTTGTACAGGAACGCCTGCGTGATCATCAGGACGAGCACCAGCACCGTGCGCCGCGGATACGTGCGGATCAGCGTCTCGATCGTCGCGAGGAATCCCGTCTTCCGCGAGACGTCGAACGTGAGGTGCTTGTGCTTCACCGGCGGAAGCTCGCGACGGCTCTCGGCGCGTACCTCGTCCTCGATCATGCCGATGATGCTCTCGGCCTCGTCATGGCGGCCGTGGGTGAGGAGCCAGCGCGGGCTTTCCGGGAGGCTCTTGCGCAGGAACAGCACCATGATCGCAAGTACCGCGCCGAACGCGAACGCGAGCCGCCATCCGAGCGAGGGCGGGAAGAAGCGCCCGTTCAGCAGCGGGATCGAGATCAGCGCGCCGACCAGCGTCCCGATCCACCACGAACCGTTGATTGCGATGTCGGCCGTGCCGCGGCGGTGCGAGGGGATCAGCTCGTCGATCGCCGAGTTCACCGCGCTGTACTCGCCGCCGATCCCCATCCCGGCCAGCATTCGGAAGACCGCAAAGCTCGTGAAGTCCCACGCGAACGCGGTCAGCGTCGTGCAGAGCAGATACCACGCCAGCGTGACGAGGAAGAGCCGCTTGCGCCCGAATTTGTCGGTGAGATAGCCGAATCCGAGCGCGCCGATCACCGCGCCGACCAGATACGCGGTCGCCGCTAGCCCGGTCTGGACGTCGGTGAAGTTCAGCCCGTTCTTCGAGGCCAGCGTCGGGTTGATCGAGCCGACGATCGTGACCTCGAGACCGTCGAGAATCCAGGTGATTCCGAGGCCGATCACGACCATCCAATGCCACTTCGCCCACGGCAGGCGGTCGAGGCGGAACGGGATGTCCGTGGTGATCTGCTGCGCGGCGTTGGCGGCCAAACGTCCTCCGGCGGCTGGCGAGCGGGCGACGGTATGAGGTACCCGAGCCGAAAGCGTGGGAAACCGCTGAACGTGCGAACCACGGCGGCGGCCCTCGTCCCGATCTACGGCATCACCCTGATCGACGTGCTCGGCACGATGATCATGGTCCCGCTGCTCCCGTACCTGGCGCAGCGCTACGGCGCGAACGGGCTGACGGTCGGAACCGTGCTCACGACCTCCGCGGTCGCCGGCGTGATCGCGGCGCCGCTCTGGGGAAGCGTGAGCGACAAGCTCGGCCGCAAGCGGATCGTGCTGATCGCGCAGTGCGTCTCGCTCGCCGGCTATGTTTTGCTTGCGCTGGCGCAGTCGATGACGACGATCTTCGTGGCGCGCGCGATCGCCGGCTTCGGCGCGGGCGGGATCGGCGTGACGCAGTCGTACATCGCCGACGTCACCGCGGAGCAGGACCGCGACCGCGCCTACGCGATGTTCGGCGCGGTCTTCGGAATCGGGATCGTGCTCGGCCCGGTGCTCGGCGGATCGTTGATCCGGTACGGTTTCGCGGCGCCGTTCGCCGCCGCCGCGCTGATCGAAGCGATCACGATCGCGCTGACGCTGCGCCTGCTGCCGAACGTGCGGCCGGCGTCGAAAGCGGCCAGCTTTCGCGAGGCGGCGCGCGTCGTCGCGCGCGATCCTGGCGTGCGCAGCTTGGTCGTTCGGCACCTGCTGTTCATCTTCGCGGTGACGTACTTCTTCACGGTCTTCTCGCTGTTTCTCAAGCGCGAGCTCGACATCGGGCCGGCGGTCTCGAGCGGGCTGCTTGCCGGCGCCGGGCTCATCGGCGGCATCTCGCTGCTCGCGCTGGTCGGACCGCTCGCGCGGCGCTTCGGTGAATGGGCGGTCGCCGAAGGCGGCTTCGTGCTGCTGGTGCTTGCATACACCGCGCTCGCCTTCGTGCACCAGCTGTGGGCGTTCGGCGCCGCGCTCGGCGTCTGGGCGATCGGCGCGGCGAGCATCGAGCCGACGCTGACGGCGCTGCTCTCGAAGCGCGCGCCGGCGAACGAGCGCGGCGCGATCATGGGCTTCAACGATGCCGCGAACAACCTCGCGCTGATCGTCGCCCCGGTGCTGGGCGGCGCGGCGATCGACGCGAACCCGCACCTGGTCGGAATCGTCCCGGCCTGCGTGGCGGCGCTCGCGTTCGGGATCGGCGTGCTGCGCCGGAGCGAAGACACCGGGAACGCGCGCCGGTAAGGCGGCTTACAGCGCGGGCGGGTCCGCGGCAGTATCGTATGGCTACACCGCCATACGTGCTCGAAAAGGATCGTTCATGAAAAGAATCGTGCTCGCCGCGGCCGCCGCCGTGGCGCTCTTCGGCGCCCCTGCGCTCGCGATGGACTCGATGATGGGCCACAACGCGATGGACGCGACGATGCTCTGCCGCCCCGCCGCCGCCGGCGAGAAGCCGACCGCGATGATGGGCGCCAAAGGGATCGTCTGCAAACCGACCTCCTCGATGATGAAGGGCGGCCACATGGGCCCCGACACCAAGGGAATGAGCGCCGCGCAGACCGACGCCGCCTGGCGCAAGTGGATCGAGGACGCGATGCTGATCCAATCGGCCGGAACCCCCGGCGGCAACGGCTAGCGTTCGGCGCGGCGCACCGGCGGCGCAGAAGGGTCTTGGACGCGCCAAGATAACCTGAACGCGCCGCCGCCCGCTTTTGAGGAGTGCATGCGCCGCTTGCTTTCGTTCGTGGCCGCCGCCACGCTCGTCTTTTCGTGTCTTTCTTCGTCCGCGTTCGCCGACGAAGGGATGTGGACGTTCGACAACTTCCCGTCGGCGAAGGTCAAGCAGGCGTACGGCTTCGCGCCCTCGCGGCAGTGGCTCGACCACGTGCGGCTGGCCTCGCTGCGCGCGCCGGGCTGCAGCGCGTCGTTCGTCTCGCCCGACGGGCTGGTGATGACGAACCACCACTGCGTGGTGAACTGCCTCGCGCAGCTCTCGTCGGCGCAGAAGAACTACGCCGAGAGCGGGTTCTACGCGCAGCGCCGTGAGGACGAGATCCGCTGCCCGAACTTCGAGCTGTACCAGCTCGTCGGGATCGGCGACGTCACGAAGACCGTTCAGGGCGCGATAGCCGGAAAGACCGGCGCGGCTGCCAACGTGGCGTTGCGCGAGGTCACGCTGCGCGAGGAGCAGTCGTGCGGCAGCGATCCGTCGGTGCGCTGCCAGGTCGTCCCGCTCTACCACGGCGGCATCTACGATCTCTATCGCTACAAGCGCTACGACGACGTGCGGCTCGCGTTCGCGCCGGAGTTCTCGGTCGCGCAGTTCGGCGGCGATCCCGACAACTTCAACTTCCCGCGCTTCGACTACGACATGTCGCTGGTCCGCGCGTACGAGAACGGGAAGCCGGCCGCGAGCCCCGACTACTTTTCGTGGAGCGCCAACGGTTCCACCATCGGAGAGCTCGTCTTCGTGCCGGGGAATCCGGGCGGGACGTCGCGCGAGCTTACGACCGCCGAGCTCGCGTACGAGCGCGACTACGCCTTGCCGGCCGCAGTCGCGCAGAGCGAGGAGCTGCGCGGCATCCTCGAAGAGTTCATGCGGCGCGGCGCGGAGCAGCGTCGCGAGGCGAACGAACGGCTCTTTCTGCTCGAGAACGGGATCAAAGTGCAGCGCGGTCGCCGGCTCGCGCTGGTCGATCCGGCGTTCTTCGGCACGAAAGTCCGTGACGAGAAGAAGCTGCGCGCCGCGGTTGCGGCCAAGCCGGCGCTGCGGCAGTACGCCTCGGCGTGGACCGAGATCGAGCGGCTGCAGCCGTTGCGGCAGAGCATTGCGCGGCGCGCCGCCGCCGCAACCGCCGCGACGCCGGGGCTGCTCGGCATCGCGGTGACGCTCGTGCGCGCGGCCGACGAGCGGACGAAGCCGAACGCGCAGCGGCTGCCGGAGTTCACCGATCTCAACTTGCCGCGGTTGCAGCGCGCGCTGCTCACGCCGGCGCCGCACTATCCCGACCTCGACGAAATCGACCTCGCGTTCCGCTTGTCGAAGCTGCGCGAGACGCTCGGCACGGACGATCCGCTGGTGAAGGCATTTCTCGGCACGGCGTCGCCCGATGAGCTTGCGCACCGGCTGGTGAGCGAGACGAAGCTCGGCGATCCGGCTGTCCGCAAGTCGCTCTACGACGGCGGCAAAGACGCGATTGCGGCGTCGACCGATCCGATGATCGTCATGGCGCGCAATCTCGATCCGCAGCTGCGCGCGCTGCGCAAGGATGTCGAGGACCGCATCACCGCACCCTCACGCGCGGCCGCCGAGCGGATCGCGAAGGCGCGCTTCGCGGTCTACGGCACGAAGCTCGATCCCGACGCGACGTTCACGCTGCGCCTGAGCTACGGGACGGTGAAGGGCTTCCCGAACGAGTCGAACGTGGAGGTCCCGCCGTACACCACGATCGGCGGGCTGTTCGAGCGCGCGACCGGTGCCGATCCGTACGTTCTCCCGAAGAGCTGGCTCGACGCCAAGTCATTGCTGAACCTCTCGACACCGATGAATCTGACGACGACCAACGACATCATCGGCGGAAACTCGGGAAGCCCGCTGATCGACCAGCGCGGCCAGATCGTCGGGCTGGCCTTCGACGGGAACATCTACTCGCTCGGCGGCGACTACGGCTACGACCCGGTCCGCAACCGCATGATCGCCGTCGACAGCCGCGCGATGCTCGAGGCGCTCACGAAGGTGTACCACGCCGACCGGCTCGTCGCCGAAATCACCGCGGCGCGCGGTCGCTAACCGACGCGCCGCTAGCGTTTCTTGCCGGCCGCGGCCGGACCGAGATACAGCTCGTACGCAGCGTACGCGTGGAACGTTCCGGGTCCGGCGACGTCGCGCCCGAACGACGCGAGCAGCGCGTGGTTCTGGCCCCGATCGGCGGTGAAGCCGACGGCGACGCCCGTCGACGCCGTGCCGCGGATGGTGTCGGGCGACTGGTGGTACACCTCGGCACCGACGTTGAACCCCTCGCGCACTTCGTGCGTCGCGGCGAATCCCGTGAAGGTGTAATCGCGGTTACCCGGCCCCGGATTGCGCCAGACGCCGCCCCCGCCGAAGTACGTCCATGCGCCGTTCGTCTTCTGCAGCCAGATCGGCAGGAAGACCTTCGGCGCGCCTCCGCCGAGCCCGAGCGCCGCATTGCCGGTCGGAAGCACGAGCGCGGGATAGAAGGACGCTTGTGGGCGCCCTGGGCGCTCTTGCACGAACCGAACTTTTAACGCCACTTCGGCATCGCCGAACCCCGCACGAAACGGCGTCGCAGCGCTCTGCGTGGCCGCGAACGGCGCCGTGACCGAGAACTGCACGTTCGGCATGAGTCCGTAGTTGAGCTCGACGGAGGGCAGCGATGCGTTGATCGCGTGCGACGCGTCGCGGTCGTACGACGTGAACACGTAGATCTCGTAGTGCCGAAACGCGGTCGGTTCCGGGTCGTCCGTCTCGTACGGCGGGCCGGCGACGGCAGGCATGGCGGCGGTCGCCACGAGTACCGAAGCGGCCAGCGCACCGAGCAGCGATCGAGGAGTCACGCAGCCCGGTGTACCGCATTCGTCTGAGAATCAGACGCGCACCGAGCCGCGATAGGTCACCGTCCGTCCCGAGCGCGTGCGCGCGGTGTAGGTCACGCCGTATGTACCGGGCGCAAACGGCTGGTCGCTGCGGCGCACGTACTGATAGCCGAGGCGCATCGACTCGTTCAGCTTGGCGGAGAAAATGCGGCCGGCCGGTCCGCGCACGCGCAGCGCTGTGATCGTGAGCGCGTCGGAGGCGTGCGTCACGAAGATGAGGTGCTGCGCGCCGCCGGCGCCGTGCCGCACGGCGTCGGTGATGGTGAACTGCGGCGCGCCGGAATCGTCGGACTGCAGCGGCGTCGCGCGCGGCGGAAACCGGAGGGACGGCGGCGGCGCGGGAAACGCGATCGCCGCGTAGTTCTGCGAGGCGAAGAACGCATCGTAGTCCCACCAGATCCGCCCGTTCCGCCCGGGATCGGAAGCAGGGCCCGCATTCCATTCGGTGCCGAAGCTGTTCTGCACGAGGAACGCGCCCGCCGAACCGTGCGCGTCGTCGAAACCGACGATCACTTGACCGTGGCCGGACGGCTTGTTGAACCCGCTCGGCGCGACGAAGACGCCGGAGGTCAGCGGCGGCGCCGGAACGGCATACTGTTTGGCGACGAGCCCGGTGAACGCGATCGCGTGACCGCAGCGGAGCAGGTCCTTGAACTGCGGCAGGTAGGTCGATTTCTGATTCAGGATCTTCGGGAAGACCTTGTAGCTGCCGATCATCAAGCGCGCCTCACCGGGCCAAATGCGCGCGACGTCGAGGCCGTTGATGTACCGGCACTCAGCGCGGACGCTCGCATAGTCGCCCGGGTCGTACGGCACTTGCGCGGTACTCGGCGCCCCGTCGGCGACGAGCCGGTCGAGATACGGCTTCGCGCCGGAGCCTTTCGGGCAGACGCGCGCGTCGCGCTCGGTGATGTGATGTTCCCATTGGTAGAGCCACGCCGCGCTCGGCTGGTTGGCCGGATCGGCCGCGGACCATTTCACGGACCCGTCCACGTTGCGCGCGGCGGTATATGCGCCGAGGCAGTATCCGAACGACTGCGCCTCGCACGAACCCGGCGAACCGACGTGGCCGGCGATGCCCTGCGTCGAGATCGACGGCAGGTTTGTGAGGATCACGGCCGCG
Protein-coding regions in this window:
- a CDS encoding MFS transporter, translated to MRTTAAALVPIYGITLIDVLGTMIMVPLLPYLAQRYGANGLTVGTVLTTSAVAGVIAAPLWGSVSDKLGRKRIVLIAQCVSLAGYVLLALAQSMTTIFVARAIAGFGAGGIGVTQSYIADVTAEQDRDRAYAMFGAVFGIGIVLGPVLGGSLIRYGFAAPFAAAALIEAITIALTLRLLPNVRPASKAASFREAARVVARDPGVRSLVVRHLLFIFAVTYFFTVFSLFLKRELDIGPAVSSGLLAGAGLIGGISLLALVGPLARRFGEWAVAEGGFVLLVLAYTALAFVHQLWAFGAALGVWAIGAASIEPTLTALLSKRAPANERGAIMGFNDAANNLALIVAPVLGGAAIDANPHLVGIVPACVAALAFGIGVLRRSEDTGNARR
- a CDS encoding transporter encodes the protein MTPRSLLGALAASVLVATAAMPAVAGPPYETDDPEPTAFRHYEIYVFTSYDRDASHAINASLPSVELNYGLMPNVQFSVTAPFAATQSAATPFRAGFGDAEVALKVRFVQERPGRPQASFYPALVLPTGNAALGLGGGAPKVFLPIWLQKTNGAWTYFGGGGVWRNPGPGNRDYTFTGFAATHEVREGFNVGAEVYHQSPDTIRGTASTGVAVGFTADRGQNHALLASFGRDVAGPGTFHAYAAYELYLGPAAAGKKR
- a CDS encoding alpha-amylase encodes the protein MESDRLWYRDAVVYQTHVKAYQDSNGDGIGDLRGLTARLDYLAELGVTALWLLPFFPSPLRDDGYDIADYTGVHPSYGSLEDVRTLVDAAHARGIRVLAELVVNHTSAQHPWFVHARHAPRGSPERNWYVWSDDDKKYRGTRIIFTDTEHSNWAWDPVAGQYYWHRFFAHQPDLNFDNPEVLGAIVDVMRFWSQIGVDGFRLDAVPYLCEREGTNNENLPETQAVIKILRAVLEKEYPDRIFLAEANQWPEDLNAYFGDGDECHMCFHFPLMPRLFMAVADADRYPVYDILRQTPPIPENCQWAVFLRNHDELTLEMVSDRERERLNA
- a CDS encoding S46 family peptidase, whose amino-acid sequence is MRRLLSFVAAATLVFSCLSSSAFADEGMWTFDNFPSAKVKQAYGFAPSRQWLDHVRLASLRAPGCSASFVSPDGLVMTNHHCVVNCLAQLSSAQKNYAESGFYAQRREDEIRCPNFELYQLVGIGDVTKTVQGAIAGKTGAAANVALREVTLREEQSCGSDPSVRCQVVPLYHGGIYDLYRYKRYDDVRLAFAPEFSVAQFGGDPDNFNFPRFDYDMSLVRAYENGKPAASPDYFSWSANGSTIGELVFVPGNPGGTSRELTTAELAYERDYALPAAVAQSEELRGILEEFMRRGAEQRREANERLFLLENGIKVQRGRRLALVDPAFFGTKVRDEKKLRAAVAAKPALRQYASAWTEIERLQPLRQSIARRAAAATAATPGLLGIAVTLVRAADERTKPNAQRLPEFTDLNLPRLQRALLTPAPHYPDLDEIDLAFRLSKLRETLGTDDPLVKAFLGTASPDELAHRLVSETKLGDPAVRKSLYDGGKDAIAASTDPMIVMARNLDPQLRALRKDVEDRITAPSRAAAERIAKARFAVYGTKLDPDATFTLRLSYGTVKGFPNESNVEVPPYTTIGGLFERATGADPYVLPKSWLDAKSLLNLSTPMNLTTTNDIIGGNSGSPLIDQRGQIVGLAFDGNIYSLGGDYGYDPVRNRMIAVDSRAMLEALTKVYHADRLVAEITAARGR
- a CDS encoding MFS transporter — its product is MVVIGLGITWILDGLEVTIVGSINPTLASKNGLNFTDVQTGLAATAYLVGAVIGALGFGYLTDKFGRKRLFLVTLAWYLLCTTLTAFAWDFTSFAVFRMLAGMGIGGEYSAVNSAIDELIPSHRRGTADIAINGSWWIGTLVGALISIPLLNGRFFPPSLGWRLAFAFGAVLAIMVLFLRKSLPESPRWLLTHGRHDEAESIIGMIEDEVRAESRRELPPVKHKHLTFDVSRKTGFLATIETLIRTYPRRTVLVLVLMITQAFLYNAVFFNQGLQLTTFFGVKPGDVGLYIFPFAIGNFLGALVLGHFFDALGRKKMIAGCYIVSGALMVLSIVLFLDHALSALTLTILWCVMFFFASAGASAAYLTVSEIFPLETRATAIAFVYAVGTLIGGAVAPPVFGALIGTKDARMLALAWGIGAALMIAGGLTEVVLGIDAERKSLEEIAAPLTAGRLAEAA